A window of the Sabethes cyaneus chromosome 1, idSabCyanKW18_F2, whole genome shotgun sequence genome harbors these coding sequences:
- the LOC128732662 gene encoding LOW QUALITY PROTEIN: endoplasmic reticulum aminopeptidase 2 (The sequence of the model RefSeq protein was modified relative to this genomic sequence to represent the inferred CDS: substituted 2 bases at 2 genomic stop codons), with translation MKRRNDYKVAMAESMELEPLGGMEKSSESKRNGINKYGGDSTSGRPAREGVAVCSQKRALCVTAIVLGTLLATALVIAYAGPQSVCPCAGKIPPGYIPEGYNSSEPFQPIATNGQPYPWLLPTLPNNVRPNRYMLTIHPNLTTLDVKGQVTVEFYVEKETNFIVLHAQDLNITEKALVGPKGYALKILRILEYPPRQQLYIELRDKLRKKANYTLSIRWYSKMVSEPDGFFVDQFETEPDVNKILAATVLKPGSARKAFPCFDEPHLRASFRISLFRDRFHIGLSNSIVQDTDDVGFYMGTGLLRDDFAETPPLPPDSIAWVISDFKRQMLDPSPIYQTVNVTKDTHRPLLEPTKAPAKLTKAEKKPFRNLTAVLLSKNLFKLTNNQPTAKTAGADETTHASSAAGAVAENVIQGNHTNQNGNGADGNHTSANDTLEIKTAPAYSFYAPKPYVDKGSFVLHTSRDILEYLQQWLGVAYPLSKLDFIALPTLSDDLTSSLGLIVCRTSFLNSPENVSTKEYHMSVVKISEGIVKQYFGGLISPKAWKHVWLWEGIIKHLSRFILTPIRPMWPMNELFLIETTTRALDVDALQGWESIHGGTTDTGDNEAFYIDKSASMLAMLQSAIGESHFRQCLGKFIRTFKYQTAEPADLWSICAKQVNNSKNVKEMMNFWTNLPGFPLLNVTRLGDELHINQIPFTPAEFVAIYDDPNEDENGSLSTTTTTTVAPTSATGKDKKRVRWTFPISYVTSNSDQLPETIWFNTTGCTXCXGSLLERCNLIVGLLSFSAVLALNHSPKWVKMNHEQTGYYRVLYDESNWAQLVEQLQINHHVFNTQDRVGLVSDIFTLCHANLLSCDFAMDLISYFPKEQDWGPVLVGLKHLEKWRKILKYSECYLVLAEYIRQNLAKSIQELTWNDTGKEELKLLRPTVLLNAVLWEEPDAIRNAKELMNDQTTIPPNLRSVAYIGSVLSGEIRYWQDCWSLYNTLRKEKDVGSEERMELLRALGVTKDAWLQNRLLSHVITLPVTEIVQVLETIAGTPTGGAMACRFLQAKWLDFQSKLGKGSVNFARVISAITQYGSTKFDYDELKSLVERFGGGPGMKILNMTLSMVAANVEWVSRSQSSIYNWIEKKYHF, from the exons ATGAAGCGCCGAAACGATTACAAGGTAGCCATGGCCGAAAGCATGGAACTGGAGCCGCTGGGTGGCATGGAGAAATCGTCGGAAAGCAAACGCAACGGAATTAACAAATACG GAGGTGACAGTACCAGCGGTCGTCCGGCGAGGGAAGGAGTTGCCGTGTGCTCACAGAAGCGTGCACTATGCGTGACAGCGATTGTCTTGGGAACGTTGCTAG CCACTGCCCTGGTGATAGCATACGCCGGACCGCAGAGCGTGTGCCCCTGTGCGGGCAAAATCCCGCCCGGCTACATACCGGAGGGCTACAACAGCTCGGAACCGTTTCAACCGATTGCCACCAATGGGCAGCCCTACCCGTGGCTACTACCCACGCTGCCCAACAATGTGCGACCGAACCGGTACATGCTAACAATCCATCCCAATCTGACGACGCTGGATGTGAAAG GTCAAGTGACGGTGGAGTTCTATGTTGAGAAAGAAACCAACTTCATAGTGCTGCATGCACAAGATTTAAATATAACAGAGAag GCTCTGGTAGGACCGAAAGGGTATGCTCTTAAAATACTGAGGATACTGGAATATCCCCCTAGACAGCAGCTGTACATCGAGTTGAGAGATAAGCTAAGAAAGAAGGCCAATTACACTCTTAGCATTCGGTGGTACTCGAAGATGGTTTCCGAACCGGATGGATTTTTTGTCGATCAATTCGAAACGGAACCGGATGTTAACAA GATACTGGCAGCTACAGTCCTCAAACCGGGAAGTGCTCGAAAAGCTTTTCCCTGCTTTGACGAACCGCATTTGAGGGCTTCTTTCAGGATATCACTGTTCCGTGACAGATTTCATATTGGTTTATCGAACTCGATCGTACAGGATACGGATGACGTTGGATTTTATATGGGAACCGGATTG CTGCGTGACGATTTCGCTGAAACACCACCGCTGCCACCGGATTCGATCGCGTGGGTGATAAGCGATTTCAAGCGACAAATGCTTGATCCGTCGCCAATCTATCAAACCGTAAATGTGACCAAAGATACTCATCGGCCCTTGCTGGAGCCGACGAAAGCGCCGGCGAAACTAACGAAGGCTGAAAAGAAACCATTCCGCAATCTAACTGCCGTTCTGCTGTCGAAGAACCTGTTCAAGCTGACGAACAATCAACCAACCGCTAAAACGGCAGGCGCAGATGAAACGACACACGCGAGCTCAGCCGCAGGAGCCGTAGCGGAAAACGTAATTCAGGGAAATCATACCAATCAAAATGGGAACGGAGCGGACGGCAATCACACCAGTGCGAACGACACGCTGGAAATCAAAACTGCCCCGGCGTATTCATTCTATGCTCCAAAACCGTACGTAGACAAGGGAAGCTTCGTACTGCATACTTCTCGAGACATCCTGGAATATTTACAACAGTGGCTTGGGGTGGCTTATCCTCTGTCGAAGTTGGACTTTATAGCATTACCGACCCTAAGCGACGATCTTACAAGCTCACTCGGATTGATCGTATGTAGAACATCGTTCCTGAACTCCCCGGAAAATGTATCCACCAAGGAGTACCACATGTCGGTGGTGAAGATTTCCGAGGGAATTGTGAAGCAATACTTTGGTGGATTGATCTCGCCGAAAGCATGGAAACATGTTTGGCTATGGGAAGGTATCATCAAGCATTTGAGTAGATTCATTCTAACGCCGATACGCCCGATGTGGCCCATGAACGAACTATTTCTAATCGAAACTACAACGCGAGCGCTCGACGTTGATGCTTTGCAGGGATGGGAAAGTATCCACGGAGGAACGACCGACACCGGAGATAATGAAGCCTTCTACATCGATAAATCCGCATCGATGCTGGCTATGCTACAGTCGGCCATTGGAGAATCTCATTTTCGGCAGTGCTTGGGAAAGTTCATAAGAACCTTTAAATACCAGACAGCAGAACCGGCTGACCTGTGGTCGATCTGTGCGAAGCAAGTaaacaacagtaaaaatgttaaaGAAATGATGAACTTCTGGACGAACCTGCCCGGGTTTCCACTCTTAAACGTGACACGGTTGGGTGATGAACTGCACATCAACCAAATACCGTTTACCCCTGCCGAATTCGTGGCAATATACGATGATCCGAACGAGGATGAAAATGGTTCTCTGTCGactacgacaacgacgacggttGCTCCGACTTCTGCCACCGGTAAGGATAAAAAGCGAGTACGGTGGACGTTTCCGATTAGCTACGTAACCAGCAACAGCGACCAACTGCCAGAGACGATATGGTTCAACACGACTGGATGTACGTAATGTTGAGGAAGCCTCTTGGAGCGTTGTAATCTGATCGTGGGTTTGCTTTCTTTTTCAGCCGTTTTAGCACTAAATCACTCACCCAAGTGGGTTAAGATGAATCATGAGCAAACGGGATACTATCGGGTGTTGTACGACGAGAGCAACTGGGCCCAGTTGGTCGAGCAGCTGCAGATTAATCATCACGTTTTTAACACACAG GATCGCGTCGGTTTGGTTTCGGACATTTTCACCCTGTGCCATGCCAACCTGCTGTCGTGCGATTTTGCTATGGATTTGATATCCTACTTCCCCAAGGAGCAAGACTGGGGTCCCGTACTGGTGGGTCTCAAACATCTGGAGAAGTGGCGTAAGATTCTGAAGTACTCGGAATGCTATCTAGTGCTGGCGGAATACATTCGCCAGAATCTGGCCAAGTCGATCCAGGAGCTAACCTGGAACGATACGGGCAAGGAAGAGCTGAAGCTGCTTCGACCGACGGTTCTCCTAAATGCGGTACTCTGGGAGGAACCGGACGCCATACGCAATGCCAAGGAGCTGATGAATGACCAAACGACCATCCCACCAAACTTGCGATCGGTTGCCTACATCGGTTCGGTCCTGTCCGGGGAGATTCGCTACTGGCAGGACTGCTGGTCTTTGTACAACACCCTACGGAAGGAGAAGGACGTTGGTTCCGAGGAGCGGATGGAACTGTTGCGAGCCCTCGGTGTTACGAAGGACGCGTGGCTTCAGAACCGGCTGTTGTCGCACGTGATTACACTGCCCGTGACCGAAATTGTGCAGGTTTTGGAAACGATTGCCGGCACGCCAACCGGCGGCGCGATGGCCTGTCGTTTCCTGCAGGCCAAGTGGCTCGACTTTCAGTCGAAGCTCGGCAAAGGAAGCGTCAACTTTGCTCGCGTGATATCCGCCATCACGCAGTACGGTTCGACAAAGTTCGATTACGATGAG ttgAAATCGCTGGTGGAACGCTTCGGTGGTGGACCGGGAATGAAGATTCTTAATATGACTCTCAGCATGGTAGCCGCCAACGTCGAGTGGGTAAGTCGTTCACAGTCATCTATATACAACTGGATTGAGAAGAAATACCACTTTTGA